The proteins below are encoded in one region of Triticum aestivum cultivar Chinese Spring chromosome 1B, IWGSC CS RefSeq v2.1, whole genome shotgun sequence:
- the LOC123119545 gene encoding uncharacterized protein produces MRLKRGYCACSKESHLIFLFSRLQIHQPVPSLIKTYLATHQRFRDLSSMNMKGSSFGRKGVPVTSPYDAAHTYHIVQFQEYEGGPMFQYPVRECDGYVGGWRVLMHPEDAETEPWFEFALFHLPRRLFVNVVPTNYPFAYNSIKSIKLSIKILPEVSKFLLKTRNWYVDQSTNTRKRKAPTVTPEGIVYLNTMIFLCGEGRRYWLCLKFACQGLESIIPISPDNDIENMVKSWGDVCEHILSLYLVELEEGMGLITNLHELARHGFRRFLAEDSLMTLQRKCNGMLWCTGPDKEIKSEYLCNGNMLLLKHHKDLVQKILMRQMGFKGAFKDTPKFVQIEHGAWRKGEFIIKEEDITQYLKLLEERRPWVKTDLDADAHTGQSSSQMDGGQSSCKSLDMETNLILKVLKEQLPWPQTNLEADAHTAQSSCQMDAGQSSCQSEDMETNLDAEHSVKNDKVQIYLDSKLATQMMLDDLNELSMDNSKLLPLPGPQPAQEPSSSTAAEGHLLYEKVVEITKVQIKSFHEGCLGQRLVRQLLKDFMWLLGPEVYSSATAGVFLDKTMLQEAISNLLNGEGMQDIVKIVIPKTFPKEILNVLMAECAGKYPEWLLTHKENLGEEKYKQCESQMELIMNLDVVYEETPENFSKILEVMYRIGRCGFPPSDIISGISPNLVEQLFTGMLELLQSMDQL; encoded by the exons ATGAGGCTGAAGAGGGGGTATTGCGCCTGCAGCAAAGAAAGCCATCT GATATTTTTGTTTTCCCGCCTCCAGATTCATCAGCCAGTACCTTCTCTCATCAAGACATATTTGGCTACTCATCAGAGGTTCCGGGACTTAAGTTCGATGAACATGAAAGGTTCTTCATTTGGAAGGAAAGGTGTCCCTGTTACCTCACCGTATGACGCAGCG CATACATACCATATTGTTCAATTCCAAGAATACGAGGGAGGACCAATGTTCCAGTATCCTGTCCGAGAGTGCGATGGGTACGTTGGTGGCTGGAGAGTTCTGATGCACCCAGAAGATGCTGAAACGGAACCATGGTTTGAATTTGCCCTCTTTCATCTGCCAAGGCGCTTGTTTGTCAATGTGGTTCCTACGAACTACCCCTTTGCTTACAATAGCAT CAAATCAATCAAGCTATCAATCAAAATACTCCCAGAAGTATCCAAATTCCTGTTGAAAACCCGCAATTGGTATGTGGATCAGAGTACGAACACCCGAAAGAGAAAGGCACCGACAGTAACACCGGAAGGGATAGTATATCTTAATACTATGATTTTCCTTTGCGGTGAAGGCAGGCGCTATTGGTTGTGTCTGAAATTTGCATGCCAGGGTCTAGAAAGCATCATACCCATTAGTCCGGATAATGACATAGAGAATATGGTTAAATCATGGGGAGATGTATGCGAGCACATTCTATCTTTATATCTGGTTGAGCTCGAGGAAGGGATGGGCTTAatcactaatctccatgagttggCACGCCATGGCTTCAGGCGGTTTCTTGCCGAGGATTCACTGATGACCTTGCAAAGAAAATGCAATGGGATGCTATGGTGCACCGGTCCCGACAAGGAAATCAAATCTGAGTATCTTTGTAATGGCAACATGCTTCTTCTGAAACATCACAAAGATCTTGTCCAGAAGATTCTGATGAGACAAATGGGGTTCAAAGGAGCGTTCAAAGA CACGCCAAAGTTTGTTCAAATCGAACATGGTGCATGGAGAAAAGGCGAGTTCATAATCAAAGAAGAAGATATCACGCAATATTTGAAGCTTCTTGAAGAACGACGCCCTTGGGTCAAAACAGATTTGGACGCTGATGCCCACACTGGGCAGAGCTCCAGCCAGATGGATGGTGGTCAGAGCTCTTGCAAGAGTTTAGATATGGAAACAAATTTGATACTCAAAGTTCTTAAAGAACAACTCCCTTGGCCCCAAActaatttggaagctgatgcccaCACTGCGCAGAGCTCCTGCCAGATGGATGCTGGACAGAGCTCTTGCCAGAGTGAAGATATGGAAACAAATCTAGATGCTGAACACTCAGTCAAGAATGACAAGGTCCAAATATATCTAGATTCCAAGCTGGCTACTCAGATGatgctagatgatctgaatgagcTGAGTATGGACAACTCAAAGTTGCTGCCACTGCCGGGGCCGCAGCCTGCTCAGGAGCCCAGCTCCAGCACCGCAGCTGAAGGACATCTTTTGTACGAGAAGGTGGTTGAAATCACAAAGGTGCAGATAAAAAGTTTCCATGAGGGCTGCCTGGGCCAGAGGTTGGTCCGACAACTCTTAAAGGATTTCATGTGGCTGCTGGGCCCAGAGGTGTACTCTAGCGCCACAGCTGGAGTCTTTCTAGACAAGACGATGCTTCAGGAGGCGATATCCAATTTGCTGAATGGGGAGGGCATGCAG GACATTGTCAAGATAGTGATTCCCAAAACTTTTCCCAAAGAAATTCTGAATGTGCTCATGGCCGAGTGTGCTGGAAAATACCCAGAGTGGTTGCTGACTCACAAAGAGAATCTAGGTGAAGAAAAATACAAGCAGTGCGAGAGTCAAATGGAGCTCATTATGAACCTTGATGTGGTTTATGAAGAAACTcctgagaatttctccaagatacTGGAAGTGATGTACAGGATCGGAAGATGCGGCTTCCCTCCAAGTGATATAATTTCTGGCATTTCTCCTAACCTTGTCGAGCAATT